In Brachyhypopomus gauderio isolate BG-103 chromosome 2, BGAUD_0.2, whole genome shotgun sequence, the DNA window CTTAGACTTAGTGTGCACACTGTAATACCACCGTGTAGAAACTAGACAGACATTTCGTTCCGGATGAGagtgaaagggagagggagggagggaggaagagagagagagagagagagagagagagagagagagagagagagagagagagagagagagagagagagagagagagagagagagagagagagagagagagagtgcttacATGAAATAATTATTAGACCTAGAATAATCATTGTAATTTCTGTCAGTCTGATTTGTTGACGAGTGTGTTGTCATGCCGTTTTTCAGAATTTTACAAATGCATAATTTTTGGCCTCTGTGTAGGCAATCCTGTTGATTATTTCccagttattatttattttgatattattcatttactttttgtttagtttacaaTTAAAAACAATTTATGAAAGATCAAAATAGTGTAAAACATGTTTGAGACATAATGTAGGGAGACAATACACGTAATCCTCTTAAAAGACTTCAGGTATTAGGTATTATACTGATCCGCGGTGGGGACCTGTCCTGTGGTGCGTCCCGGTTGACCTGAACTACTGTGCGCAGTATGCAATCTTTTCCACCGGTGCTTTGTGTGCAGCCCAGCTGTGTGGGCAACAACCTTTATCGCAACCCTCTACCGCTGCAGCACCGGTAAGTACGCTGGTTTTGCTAGAATATCAACAAAAGCCGTTAACAATTGACGAAAGCGCGTTAATATATTTTCTATATCAACAACGTCAATATAACTCAAGGTCGGGGAGTTTAGGCGCAAAAAGAAAATTAGTTACAACGTCAGAAATgttatgttttcattttgagtaCGTCTGATAATATATTACTTAGTTGTAATCAGTAAGGATAGCGACAAATTATATGACACCTTCATGTTTCACTCTAGctgattttctttttttctttctgtctttctttcagCACAATGTGCGTGGTTCGAAGAAAGATTGTTACAGTAAATAACAAAGCTTATTTCATCCCCCCCGTTTTAACATTTTATTACGCACTAATGTAACGTCTCTGCATCATTATTTATGGCTTTAAAATCATGAAAGCACTTTACAGTTTTGTACACAATAACCTGTTGCTTAATCGTTATGGTCATTGTTCATCCCCAATGCTTCTATATGTCACAGCCAGAAGCTTGGAAGAGGAGACCAACGATGAGAGAATGAGATGTTTGGTTGTGTGACAGAGCCCTCCACACCTCGTTCTTCTGTGGGGGGATCCTTCTGGAATAGTGGAGTGTACTGCCCAAAACAGCAACTTGGTGCCTTTTAGGAAACGTAGTAGAAAATGTATCTGACTCGGAGAAAGAGACTTCAGCTAAGTCGAATTATATTCCTCTTGTCTGGGGTTTTGCTTTGTTGTATATACCAGCTTACCATTAGAACCAAACTATCCGTGCCCTGGTCAGAAGCTCAGACAGGAGAAGGTTCAGGAGACAACTCTGGAGATGACCCAGGAGATAGCCATGAGTACAGTACCGAAGAGCCATGGGAGGTAACCGGAGCAACGTCTAGTGTTACCACTACTGAAGCATCATCTAGTTTGACCAGTTCTGCTGAGGAACTGGAGGTCCTGAGACAAACAGCTGTTGTGCATTCAGCAGTGACAGATGTGGTGAATTCAGCAGCGACAGATGTGGTGAATTCAGCAGAGACAGATGTGGTGAATTCAGCAGCGACAGCTGTGGTGAATTCAGCAGCGACAGCTGTGGTGAATTCAGCAGCGACAGATGTGGTGAATTCAGCAGCGACAGATGTGGTGAATTCAGCAGTGACCGCCGCACCCACATCCCAGCCAACAGCAATGGCAACAGAAAGAACAGAGTTACCAGAGACAGCTACAAATAGGACAATTATTCACTGCATCTATGTGGATCCAAACCTCCAGAAACCTTTTCCAGCATccacaccagcacctccacccatcacacctacacgtacaccaccacccacagtcaCCAGCACTAAGGAGCCCCCACACATGAAAGGCAAAGGTGAATACCCTCAAGACATCTTCTCTGTTGAGGAACGGCGTAGAGGCTGGGTCACATTGCATATCTTTGGGATGATATATATGTTTGTGTCTTTGGCaatcgtctgcgatgagttttTTGTCCCCACTCTTGGAGTCATCACAAAAAAGCTGGAGATTTCAGAAGATGTCGCTGGGGCCACGTTCATGGCTGCCGGAGGATCCGCACCAGAGCTCTTCACCTCCCTGATTGGTGTATTCATCTCGCACAGCAACGTGGGCATTGGCACAATCGTGGGCTCGGCTGTGTTCAACATCCTGTTTGTTATAGGAATGTGCGCTCTGTTCTCACGTGAGATACTCTGCCTCACCTGGTGGCCACTCTTCCGGGACGTGTCATTTTACATCTTAGATCTCATCATGCTCATCGTCTTCTTCCTGGACAACACAATCATGTGGTGGGAGAGCTTGATGCTGGTGGGGGGCTATGCCGTCTACGTCTACTTCATGAAACATAATGCGCAAATCGAGCAAGGGTTCAAGGCTCAGCTCCGCAAGCACAAGAACATTGTGAAAGTCATCGCAGTAGAAGAACCAGAGAAGGTGTGTGCCCTTTGTTTTTTCTGTAGTCAGGAT includes these proteins:
- the slc24a1 gene encoding sodium/potassium/calcium exchanger 1 isoform X1, whose amino-acid sequence is MYLTRRKRLQLSRIIFLLSGVLLCCIYQLTIRTKLSVPWSEAQTGEGSGDNSGDDPGDSHEYSTEEPWEVTGATSSVTTTEASSSLTSSAEELEVLRQTAVVHSAVTDVVNSAATDVVNSAETDVVNSAATAVVNSAATAVVNSAATDVVNSAATDVVNSAVTAAPTSQPTAMATERTELPETATNRTIIHCIYVDPNLQKPFPASTPAPPPITPTRTPPPTVTSTKEPPHMKGKGEYPQDIFSVEERRRGWVTLHIFGMIYMFVSLAIVCDEFFVPTLGVITKKLEISEDVAGATFMAAGGSAPELFTSLIGVFISHSNVGIGTIVGSAVFNILFVIGMCALFSREILCLTWWPLFRDVSFYILDLIMLIVFFLDNTIMWWESLMLVGGYAVYVYFMKHNAQIEQGFKAQLRKHKNIVKVIAVEEPEKDTGDDSAPPEPEDKNRLKLKPTLKRGGSSASLHNSTMRNTIFQLMIHTLDPLGEDSVLNGGARPRGSLEGKVKFKDKAQILNSMARGKVEGKEKEKSGADGGKTEEAKGSKEPAAAPAHEGTSKAEAEGQKEEPEAAVAEGGGSEGGSDDSEEDSDDSDDDSDDDDDDVEESDEGEEEEDTEEPLSLEWPDTKRKQATYLFLLPIVFPLWLTVPDVRNPESRKFFVITFLGSIVWIGIFSYLMVWWAHQVGETIGISEEIMGLTILAAGTSIPDLITSVIVARKGLGDMAVSSSVGSNIFDITVGLPVPWLMYSVCHKLTPVAVSSNGLFCAIVLLFLMLLFVIISIAVCKWRMNKMLGFTMFLLYFVFLVLSVMLEDRIIVCPVSI
- the slc24a1 gene encoding sodium/potassium/calcium exchanger 1 isoform X4; amino-acid sequence: MYLTRRKRLQLSRIIFLLSGVLLCCIYQLTIRTKLSVPWSEAQTGEGSGDNSGDDPGDSHEYSTEEPWEVTGATSSVTTTEASSSLTSSAEELEVLRQTAVVHSAVTDVVNSAATDVVNSAETDVVNSAATAVVNSAATAVVNSAATDVVNSAATDVVNSAVTAAPTSQPTAMATERTELPETATNRTIIHCIYVDPNLQKPFPASTPAPPPITPTRTPPPTVTSTKEPPHMKGKGEYPQDIFSVEERRRGWVTLHIFGMIYMFVSLAIVCDEFFVPTLGVITKKLEISEDVAGATFMAAGGSAPELFTSLIGVFISHSNVGIGTIVGSAVFNILFVIGMCALFSREILCLTWWPLFRDVSFYILDLIMLIVFFLDNTIMWWESLMLVGGYAVYVYFMKHNAQIEQGFKAQLRKHKNIVKVIAVEEPEKDTGDDSAPPEPEDKNRLKLKPTLKRGGSSASLHNSTMRNTIFQLMIHTLDPLGEDGGKTEEAKGSKEPAAAPAHEGTSKAEAEGQKEEPEAAVAEGGGSEGGSDDSEEDSDDSDDDSDDDDDDVEESDEGEEEEDTEEPLSLEWPDTKRKQATYLFLLPIVFPLWLTVPDVRNPESRKFFVITFLGSIVWIGIFSYLMVWWAHQVGETIGISEEIMGLTILAAGTSIPDLITSVIVARKGLGDMAVSSSVGSNIFDITVGLPVPWLMYSVCHKLTPVAVSSNGLFCAIVLLFLMLLFVIISIAVCKWRMNKMLGFTMFLLYFVFLVLSVMLEDRIIVCPVSI
- the slc24a1 gene encoding sodium/potassium/calcium exchanger 1 isoform X3, with product MYLTRRKRLQLSRIIFLLSGVLLCCIYQLTIRTKLSVPWSEAQTGEGSGDNSGDDPGDSHEYSTEEPWEVTGATSSVTTTEASSSLTSSAEELEVLRQTAVVHSAVTDVVNSAATDVVNSAETDVVNSAATAVVNSAATAVVNSAATDVVNSAATDVVNSAVTAAPTSQPTAMATERTELPETATNRTIIHCIYVDPNLQKPFPASTPAPPPITPTRTPPPTVTSTKEPPHMKGKGEYPQDIFSVEERRRGWVTLHIFGMIYMFVSLAIVCDEFFVPTLGVITKKLEISEDVAGATFMAAGGSAPELFTSLIGVFISHSNVGIGTIVGSAVFNILFVIGMCALFSREILCLTWWPLFRDVSFYILDLIMLIVFFLDNTIMWWESLMLVGGYAVYVYFMKHNAQIEQGFKAQLRKHKNIVKVIAVEEPEKDTGDDSAPPEPEDKNRLKLKPTLKRGGSSASLHNSTMRNTIFQLMIHTLDPLGEVKFKDKAQILNSMARGKVEGKEKEKSGADGGKTEEAKGSKEPAAAPAHEGTSKAEAEGQKEEPEAAVAEGGGSEGGSDDSEEDSDDSDDDSDDDDDDVEESDEGEEEEDTEEPLSLEWPDTKRKQATYLFLLPIVFPLWLTVPDVRNPESRKFFVITFLGSIVWIGIFSYLMVWWAHQVGETIGISEEIMGLTILAAGTSIPDLITSVIVARKGLGDMAVSSSVGSNIFDITVGLPVPWLMYSVCHKLTPVAVSSNGLFCAIVLLFLMLLFVIISIAVCKWRMNKMLGFTMFLLYFVFLVLSVMLEDRIIVCPVSI
- the slc24a1 gene encoding sodium/potassium/calcium exchanger 1 isoform X2 → MYLTRRKRLQLSRIIFLLSGVLLCCIYQLTIRTKLSVPWSEAQTGEGSGDNSGDDPGDSHEYSTEEPWEVTGATSSVTTTEASSSLTSSAEELEVLRQTAVVHSAVTDVVNSAATDVVNSAETDVVNSAATAVVNSAATAVVNSAATDVVNSAATDVVNSAVTAAPTSQPTAMATERTELPETATNRTIIHCIYVDPNLQKPFPASTPAPPPITPTRTPPPTVTSTKEPPHMKGKGEYPQDIFSVEERRRGWVTLHIFGMIYMFVSLAIVCDEFFVPTLGVITKKLEISEDVAGATFMAAGGSAPELFTSLIGVFISHSNVGIGTIVGSAVFNILFVIGMCALFSREILCLTWWPLFRDVSFYILDLIMLIVFFLDNTIMWWESLMLVGGYAVYVYFMKHNAQIEQGFKAQLRKHKNIVKVIAVEEPEKDTGDDSAPPEPEDKNRLKLKPTLKRGGSSASLHNSTMRNTIFQLMIHTLDPLGEDSVLNGGARPRGSLEVKFKDKAQILNSMARGKVEGKEKEKSGADGGKTEEAKGSKEPAAAPAHEGTSKAEAEGQKEEPEAAVAEGGGSEGGSDDSEEDSDDSDDDSDDDDDDVEESDEGEEEEDTEEPLSLEWPDTKRKQATYLFLLPIVFPLWLTVPDVRNPESRKFFVITFLGSIVWIGIFSYLMVWWAHQVGETIGISEEIMGLTILAAGTSIPDLITSVIVARKGLGDMAVSSSVGSNIFDITVGLPVPWLMYSVCHKLTPVAVSSNGLFCAIVLLFLMLLFVIISIAVCKWRMNKMLGFTMFLLYFVFLVLSVMLEDRIIVCPVSI